From the Oryctolagus cuniculus chromosome 17, mOryCun1.1, whole genome shotgun sequence genome, the window ACTCCAGGGAGCTGTTAGATAGCAGAAAATTACTAATTTAAGTAAGTGATATAAAAATTGCAGTTATCCACTTGCATTTGAGAAGCAGCCTGAGTAGCTTCTTGAGGTAAAAATCAAATCAGATCCCAGCTTTGTTGGTTGGTAGTTACACTGCTTAGCAACTCTTGGCCTTATATCCTTATCTGTGGGATGGCGATACTAACTCTGCTTTCCTCAGAGGGTTGTTGGGAAGATGAAAGGAGGTTTTTATGttgtaagatttattaatttgagaggtagaattgcagacagagaaagggagagacagcgagatcttctgtctgctggttcactcctcaaatggccacaaaagccagagctgagcctatccgaagtcaggagcttcctccaggcctcccatgcaggtgtaggagcccaagtacttgggccatcctccactgccttcccaggccagagaagagcgctgactttcaaataaataaataatctttatttataaatctttactaaatcatgggtaaagcctctgcctgcagtgccagcatcctatatgggcgccagtttgagtcccggctgctccacttctggtccagctctctgctatggcctgggaaagcagtagaagatggcccacgtacttggtcccctgcacccgtgtgggagacccggaagaagctcctggcacctgccttctactctgacctttgtggccaattggggagtgaaccagtggatgggagacctctccctctcagccttttctctatgtaactcttgacttttaaataaataaatagatcttaaaaaaaagtggagcagccggaacttgaaccagtgcccatatggaatgccagcacaacAAGCCATGGCTtcgcctgctacaccacagtgctggctccaggagtttttttgtttgtttgttttgttttgtggtttgGTTTGGCTGCTTTCTATGGAGTTTAGAACCACGCTTAGCACTTAGTGTTTTACGTGTTTGCTCTTTTGGTAATAATGACCACATGACGGTGATCTAAGGATGGGTGGCATCTTATGCCTTCATCATATCCCTTTCTTGGTTTCTAATAAAAAGCCTCTTGTAAGCTGtcaaaaaatgctttttaaatactCAGTGTAAGTGGAAGCAGTTTTAGAGGACGTGATGTAAGGAAAGTAAATGACTTGTCCAAAATTCTTCTGAAAACTAATGACGGAATCTAGCTTGGATCCCAAGCCTTTTGACCTCACTTCATTGTTCTTTATATAAATGTTACCTGAATTGAATATGAATTAATGAGAAAAGTAGGAGATacttttgaggtttttttttttttctgactgcaAATTTGATCAGTATACATGGTAAGTCAATCtattttagggttgttttttttcttaagcttGTTTTTAAGGTGCAATGAAAGCCTTCCATGCTTTCTGTGTTGTCCTCTTGGTGTTCGGGAGTGTCTCTGAAGCCAAGTTTGATGATTTTGAGGATGAGGAAGACATAGTGGAGTATGACGATAATGACTTTGCTGAATTTGAGGATGTCCTGGAAGATTCTGTTACTGAGTCTCCTCAACGAGTTGTAACTACTGAAGATGATGAAGACGAGACAACTGTCGAATTGGAAGGGCAGGATGAAAACCAAGAGGGAGACTTTGAAGATGCAGATACTCAGGTGAGGTTCCTTTTTATTGATTTCCTGGGGAATCAGAAGGATTTACAAACATTTAAACTAAGACTCAGGTCTAGAGAAACCTCTCTGGAATCTTCATTTTTGTTCAATGAATAGAGCAAGTCTTCTAAATGGTGGCGTATTCCTGCCTTTTATATTGATAGAGCAAACTTTTCTGCTagctgggagaggggctggggagtggATGCTGTGTGTGGGTGAGAATTTTGTCATTTACAGATTTGGATTCAAAAGTATGGGGAGCCATTACTTGGGTGTTTTTGTTTGCCCCTGCTTTACTGAGGTATTATTGACAAGTAAAAACTGTTtgtatttaaggtgtacaacatGGTGTTTTGATATGCACACGCCatgtgaaatgattaccacagTCAAGCTAAGTAACAACTTACCTCACATGGTTGCCTTTTGTGTGTCTGGTGAGAATACTTAAGTTCTACTCTCAGCAAAATTCAAGTATCCAATACATTATTATTCACTGTAGTCACCAGGCTGTATATTGAGTCTCAAGAACTTATTTATCTTATAACTGAAAATTTGTAgctttttatcaatttttaatgtaatatttgtATGTTCTGTGCTTGCTGCATGTTTTCTTCTGTTAAGTGTTGCCCACAAATAAGACATGACTGCTGGTGACATTTGTGGAATAAAACAGATTGTGCTTCATTTTTGtaggagggagatacagaaagcgAGCCATACGATGATGAAGAATTTGAAGGTTATGAAGACAAACCAGATACTACTTCTAGCAAAAATAAAGACCCAATAACAATTGTTGATGTATGTATACAGGATTCTGAGTTCCAAACTGATCAACAAAATATCTTGCTGGCATTAATCCCAGAAATATAGTTGGTGACATAGAACTGGTGTTGATACAATAGTGAGAGCTGGGAAAGTGCTTGACAGCCATTCTTATGATTAAGATCCACATCTAAAGAAGCGACTCTATTTTTATTGTAGCCCTCGTCATTTTTCTTACTAAGGAATAGGCAAATGGATATACCTTGGATTTATTTTAGGATAGGACTCAGAATCAAGTTTAGTACAGTTTTTCAGCTTCCCAACCAAgtgtctttccattttcttttataaagctgacctaggaaagcaaaatgggcatatttttcaaaatttaaccATATTCTGGGGCAGTTATATAAAGTATCACATATTTATAGGTTTTCTCATTCTTCATCCCATGAGTTACACTCCATCCTTTAGCCTCAGCCAACATAAATGATTTTGCTTCTTTAGGTTCCTGCACACCTCCAGAACAGTTGGGAGAGTTATTATCTAGAAATTTTGATGGTGACTGGTCTGCTTGCCTATATCATGAACTACATCATTGGGAAGAATAAAAATAGTCGCCTTGCACAGGCCTGGTTTAACACTCATAGAGAGCTTTTGGAGAGCAACTTTACATTAGTGGGTAAGTTAGGCCATTGCAAGTCCAGCTGCCTACTTGAAAAATAATGTGGTAAGAACAGTTATATGCCTCAGTATGCGCCTCTGATTTCATCGACTGCTGGAGaagtggtattttttttctcccacgGATcccattttgttagatttatatactgaataatttacatttatttcctcatctttcattctagttatactgttaatcaACAGTATAATTGCTAAACAGCCTCTGATTAAAATAGTATAATCAGTGTTTTCAAAACAAGTTTACAAAATTCTGGCTAAAACcaagacatttttatattttatgtagctTGATTAATGCCTTCAGTTCATCTTTTAGAAATTGGGAATCCCTCAGAATTCCCTCAGATTCTAGGCACTTTAGTTTTGGAGCCACTGACGAGGTGAACTGAGGCACTTTGAGGAATGTCTGTAATTGTGTTGTAGGGAGGCCACATTTACCTCTGCCTGGCATTCAGGGCTTGCAGAGTGAGCAGGTGTCTACTGCTGTACTCACTAGCAGACTATTTATTATGCTAGCTACTTTACATACTTTGTTTCCTATTTGTTCTTTGTAACAACACTGTTAGTTGGAGATGGTTTCTATTTTCCTTAAGGGAACTGAAGAGCATAAAAGTTAAAACTTACCGAAACTATTGAATTGCAACCACACGAGTAGGACCTATCTGCCTATTTCCAAAGTCCCTGCTTTCTCCCCTGTACCATGTCATTTTAGAGCGAGCAGCCCCCTTTGCTCCTCACACATCACCTCAGCTTGTTTTCGTTTGGCTTGTCAGCCTCCTTACCTGGTGAGGCTAAACAGTCTCTTTTGTATGGTTAATGAATTAAGTGAACAAGGAAATTATTGGAATTTGAGCTTTTTATTGATCTAAAATAGAACTCTTACTACCACTGATAAGTCCCAGTTATCATTTTGCTGTTGGAAAAGAAAACGTCATTAAAGTTAACTCATTGAAGACCCTGTGAGAGAGTGTTGAGTAGTTTGTACtaatggtacttttttttttattcactgggtagaagttttattttgtctcattttttatttactcagATTCATTCTCTGAGCTGATCATCATTAGACTAAAAGGGACATAGAAGTAATGCCAGagttaatctttttatttttggacaacagggtttcaaaaaataaaagcagtagtgctgatctattttaatttctgtcCAAATGAGAATTCTATAAACTAGTGAAGTATGGCTGCCTTGAAGCTACAGTCCTTCCGGGGTCAGGACATAGGAGGTGTGGCAGTTAGGCCCCAGCATTTTCAGTGCATCCCATTGATTGATTTTACCCCTAGGGGATGATGGAACAAATAAAGAAGCCACAAGCACGGGGAAGCTGAACCAGGAGAATGAGCACATCTACAACCTGTGGTGTTCTGGGCGGGTGTGCTGTGAAGGAATGCTTATCCAGCTGAGGGTAAGTACGGAAGTTGGGATACAATTGTATCTTCTCTTAATTTCTTCCTAATCCTCCAAATTCAGCATCTCCTCTCTTCATGTCTGACTTAAATGAGTCCTAAAAACTGTGTTTCTCTTAATTGGCAAAGGTGTTGTAGAATATATTTGATATGAAATATTTGATGTCCCCTCTTTATGGTAAGTAGAAGATGTAACTGTATTAACTCCTCCTTCTCGTTTTCTTAGTTCCTCAAGAGACAAGACTTACTGAATGTCCTGGCCCGGATGATGAGACCAGTGAGTGATCAAGTGGTATGTATTCTTCCTGTTGGTTTTCTGTAAACAAACAATTCTTAGAGCTTATTCCATTTCTGCTACATCATGTTTGGAGTTTCTGGTAGCTGTGTCTATGCCAAAAAGTGACTCTTCTGTTCAGACACTTTATTAGTAAGTTTTGTGTTACTCTAACTAGAATActtggggcagacatttagcctagcagttacaacgctcacatcccacatctgaggcCTGACTTTGATTACCAGCTCTGGCTCTCGATTCCAGGTtctgcccgggaggcagcagtgaaggatcaagtaattggattcctgtcactcagcagttgagttcctgcaacccacatgggagaactgaattgctttcccagctctggctttgtccCAGTCCCAGGtcttgccattgtgggcatttgggaaagaaacagcagatgggagctcttaatattttttctggctctatctctgtctgcctctcaaataaataaataaatattgaaaactaaaatacctgagaggagctacTTGGGAAGGAAGCCTCCAGCTTAATTCATCTATTGTTAACATTAATTAAGACTTTGTGGACCATTGCCTCCAATTCCTGGGCCTTTCAGGGAAACTCAACTGATTATAGACTTTCTGCCATATAGTAACACAATTATGGGCTTGATATCCCACTTAAGGAGGATGCTTTATATACAAGAGGGtggcaaccttttttttttctttctttctttctttctttcttaagatttatttatttgaaagacagaattacagattacagagagggtgagacagaaagagatcttccatccactggttcactccccacatggccacaatgatctGGACTGGGCCGGCTGAAgctagaaacctggaactccatccaggtgtcccaagtgggtggcagggcctgccCAGACACATTGGAAGGGAGCcctatcagaagtggaacagctggacttgaaccactgctcatgggatgctagtattgctgtaccacagtgctagccccaaggaTGGAAATCTTAAGGACCATTTAGAAATTTTCCTGCCACAGAAACTAACaagtgaggtgtttttttttttttttttttcaattctctctctttttttttttttttaagcaaataaaagtaACCATGAATGATGAAGACATGGATACCTACGTGTTTGCTGTTGGCACACGGAAAGCTTTGGTACGACTGCAGAAGGAGATGCAGGATCTGGTATGTCAAGTGTttcccacccccccaaaaaaaaaatatatatatagagagagagagagagagagcctctttATTATGTAACTGTTCAATTTTATAAACTGGGATGAATTATCACTTCAAAGTGTTGAGGACCACTTTGAAATAAGTCAGTACATatccttttcagaaaaaaataagtatgtgCATAACGAAGTGTTCCAATTATTTCCTCTTCTAGAGTGAGTTTTGTAGTGATAAACCTAAGTCTGGAGCGAAGTATGGACTGCCTGATTCTCTGGCCATCTTGTCAGAGATGGGAGAAGTGACAGAGGGAATGATGGATACGAAGGTAAGTGCAGTAGACTGCGTCCTTTCCCGGACCTTGGTGTTGATGGGGCACTCCCCGACAGTCATGCTGCACAAGGCTTCATTTTATGGCAAAGCACTCTTACATATTCCTCTCCCACACAGTTATTAAAATATCTCGTTTAATAGTAGGTTAACTTGTCAAAAGCACAGTTTGATTGTCAAGAAGTTCTCTCTAAATCAAGAGCAAATTGTTCTTGGTATTGTTAATGACTTTGAGGATTTTTGAGAAAGGAAgataactttaattatttttaccaTGTCATATAATCCGTAGTTTTGACCTTCATTTAGTTGAGAGAGAGATGTAAAGAGTTGTTTCTTTAAATTGGTTGTATAGTGGTCACACACACCTCAGTATcataaaaatacaggaaaactCGATGATAATTCTAAATTTAAGTTCGAGGtgacatgtttaattttttttttatttatttatttttatctttgacaggcagagtagacagtgaaagagagagagacagagagaaaggtcttccttttgccgttgtttcaccctccaatggccactgcggccggcgcatcacactgatccgaagccaggagccaggtgcttctcctggtcttccatgcgggtgcagggcccaagcacttgggccatcctccactgcactccctggccatagcagagagctggactggaagaggggcaaccgggacagaatccggcgccccgactgggactagaacctagtgtgccggcgccgctaggcaaaggattagcctattgagccacagcgctggccaaggtGACATGTTTAGAAAGAATTCCgcctggtgccgcagctcactaggccaatcctccacctgcggcgccagcaccccggcttctagtcccggtcgggacaccggattctgtcccggtcgcccctcttccagtccagctctctgctgtggcccgggagtgcaatagaggatggtccaggtccttgggccctgaacccacatgggagacccggaggaggcacctggctcctggcttcggatcggctcagtgtgccggctgtagcagccacttggggggaagacctttctctctgcctctcactgtccaactctgcctgtcaaaaaaaaataaagtacttccCCTTTTAGAATCccctaaaattattttagatttttttatctttatacttttattcttatttagaATATTACTTTgagacattttctgctgctcagTAGGAAATTTAATCATTGGTGTGACCAAAGACAGATACTACTTTCATTTTAGATACTTAAATTTAATTCTTAAGAAGTTTTGCTTTAATGATGTGTAAAAGTAAAGTGTAAAGGATGAATATCATTATGAAAAAAGGGAAATGCATCAAactgtacttttaaaaagaatatttttttcttttcagatggTTCACTTTCTTACGCATTATGCTGACAAGATTGAATCCGTTCATTTCTCAGACCAGTTCTCTGGTCCAAAAATTATGCAAGAGTACGTATGGGATGAAACTATTGAAATTAATCTTCCTCGCTGGCTTTTTGTGTTGAAACACTGGCAAGGTGCTTCTGCAATTTCCCTtaccagagagggagggaagttgcTGAAGGGCCTCCAGATTTTCCTTTGCTTTGACTGCATGCATGGTAAGAGGTCATTAAAAACCTATGGGAGGagtggtgctgtgacatagtaggctctgcctgcggtgccagcatcccatgtgggtgctggttcgtgtccctgctgctccacttccaatccagctctcggctattggcctgggaaaacagtggaagatggccca encodes:
- the CCDC47 gene encoding PAT complex subunit CCDC47, giving the protein MKAFHAFCVVLLVFGSVSEAKFDDFEDEEDIVEYDDNDFAEFEDVLEDSVTESPQRVVTTEDDEDETTVELEGQDENQEGDFEDADTQEGDTESEPYDDEEFEGYEDKPDTTSSKNKDPITIVDVPAHLQNSWESYYLEILMVTGLLAYIMNYIIGKNKNSRLAQAWFNTHRELLESNFTLVGDDGTNKEATSTGKLNQENEHIYNLWCSGRVCCEGMLIQLRFLKRQDLLNVLARMMRPVSDQVQIKVTMNDEDMDTYVFAVGTRKALVRLQKEMQDLSEFCSDKPKSGAKYGLPDSLAILSEMGEVTEGMMDTKMVHFLTHYADKIESVHFSDQFSGPKIMQEEGQPLKLPDTKRTLLFTFNVPGSGNTYPKDMEALLPLMNMVIYSIDKAKKFRLNREGKQKADKNRARVEENFLKLTHVQRQEAAQSRREEKKRAEKERIMNEEDPEKQRRLEEAALRREQKKLEKKQMKMKQIKVKAM